AACCTTTAAGTTTTTTCTATCTTCAACGTATAGCATTCTAAGAAAAAACTATGCCAAATGTGAATTGTGGTCAAGTTTCTATTAATATCTTTGCTATTTTCTCTACAAGAGACGAGTTTGGCTCGGGAGAAGGTTTGGCAAAAAGAAAGCCTTGAGCGTAATCTACACCTGCATGTCTCAACCACTCAAGCTCTTCTTTCTTTTCTATGCCTTCACACACAACCCTAATGTTTTCCGTATGAGCCATCTGTATCAGATGGTTTACTATAACCTTCTTGAAGTTATTTTTGTGTATGTCCCTAATTAGCTCCATGTCTATCTTTATGTAGTCAGGTTTAAGCTCTGAAAGATAAAAAAGACCAGAATAGCCACTGCCTACATCGTCAAGGGCAACCTTAACTCCTTCCTCTTTCAGAAAGCTTATAAAGTTCCTGACAACGCTCAGTCTTAGCTCTTCGTATTCAGTTAGCTCTATAACTACTCTTGAAGGTTGAAGGTTATAAGATAAAGCGGTTGATATAAAATCGCCAAAGACTTTGAAAGGGTCTGTTAAGAACCGAGGGTGGAAGTTTATAAACAGTTTTGTATTACCTTTGAGTTTTTCGCTTGCAGATTTTATGGCTTTAGTTCTACAAAAGTCCTCCGTATAAGCAGAAGTGGACTTTCCTATACTAAGAAGGTCTGTGATCTTTATAGGTGGCCTGCAAAGAGCTTCGTAAGCAAATACTTTTCCCGTTTTAAGGTCGATTATAGGATGGAAAAGAATGTTTACTTCATAAAACACATCACTTATGACTGTGTGTATAAGCCTGTCCGCAAGTTCTTCTAAATTTACCGTATTGGGCACTTCTCTGATCAAATAAAATGCGTCTATCTTCGTGTTGTCATCAACATCTTTTAAGAGATATCTAAAACCTTTTAACATTTCTTTATCTATGTCTAATAGAAGCTCAAGAAGATCCTCCCCTCTCTGTGCAAAAACTAATACCGCTGAGCCTACCACCTGATAATAGAGCCCATAGTGTTTAATTGTTTCTGAAAACATCTTTGCTGTATCTTCTGAATATGTGAAAATCACAAGGAGCTTCTTTACCACCTTTAAAAATTATACACGCTTAATAAGTTCTTTTATCTGCCTTTTTATGTCTTCTTCTTTCATCTTTACGCTCCTGCCATGTCCCGGGAGTATCCATTCAAACCTGAAGTGAAGAAGCTTTTCTAAGGATCTTATCTGCTCTTCCCATGAGTACCAACAGTATTCTTTTGATGCATGCAAGCTTTTTTTGGATGGAGAGTACCAAAGATGATCTCCTGTGAAGAGGAAGTTCCTGTAGAGTGCTACCGTATGGCCTGCTGTATGTCCGGGTGTGGGTATTAGTGTGAACTCTCCAATGGACACAGGTTGGTCTCCACTGAGTATTATATCGGCATGGGGATAAGCGTGTGCATCCTTTTCGTGTATGATCACCTTTGCGGAAAAAGCCTTTGCATAAAACTCTGCATCCGCTACATCATCCTCATGCGTTAAAAAGATGTATTTGATACCGCCAAGTTTTTTAATATTTCTCAGAAGATGTGCATTTTCCCGTGGGCTATCTATCATCCAGTTGCCTTCAGGATGCAGAACAAAGTAGCTCATAGCACCGTAAGATTTTCTTGAAGAAAGGCCACATCTATAAACACCATCTTCTATTTGTATAGGAAACTTTTCTATCACTTGGCGTATACCCTCTTTTTTCAAGGTTCCTATAGCGGAAACAGGGCATGATAGCAAAGCCATAAGAGCTTTTTCCCTCTCCTCTTGCTCTTGGGGTTGTTTTACCACACAGGCAGTGCCTTTACCGTCTCCAAAAATAGAAGGTGCAATCTCTCTGCAGATATCACAGTCTATACAGCTTGCATCGACAAAAAAGTCTCCTGGTACATTGCAATCGAGCCTCTTCTTTATATTCGCCATACTTTAATAATTTCTTCCTTTAACTTAGCAGGTGTTATAATTAATACGGTTTCTACATAAACGGGATAAACCAAATACCCCTTTTGAAGGTACATGTAAAGTAGGATAGTGCTTTCTACTCCACCGCTAAAAGGTACTGTTATCCTAACACTTGTCCAAATTTATGATCTCCCCTGTCATACTTTGGGCATCAAGCAAAAACTCAGTGAGTGCCACCACTATGGAAAAATGAAAATGTGAAAACCTATCCTTCTTACACCCGTTATGAGCACTCTCTTCATACTGCAGTATATTTTACGCCCAGAAAACTCGTTTTTAACAATCTGAGACTGTTTAAAAAATAGCAAAAAAGCTCCCCACAATGGGGAGATAATATTAGAATGAGAAACAAAAAACACAAACAGATCGTAAAGTTCATAG
The DNA window shown above is from Hydrogenobacter hydrogenophilus and carries:
- a CDS encoding EAL domain-containing protein, with the translated sequence MVKKLLVIFTYSEDTAKMFSETIKHYGLYYQVVGSAVLVFAQRGEDLLELLLDIDKEMLKGFRYLLKDVDDNTKIDAFYLIREVPNTVNLEELADRLIHTVISDVFYEVNILFHPIIDLKTGKVFAYEALCRPPIKITDLLSIGKSTSAYTEDFCRTKAIKSASEKLKGNTKLFINFHPRFLTDPFKVFGDFISTALSYNLQPSRVVIELTEYEELRLSVVRNFISFLKEEGVKVALDDVGSGYSGLFYLSELKPDYIKIDMELIRDIHKNNFKKVIVNHLIQMAHTENIRVVCEGIEKKEELEWLRHAGVDYAQGFLFAKPSPEPNSSLVEKIAKILIET
- a CDS encoding MBL fold metallo-hydrolase, yielding MANIKKRLDCNVPGDFFVDASCIDCDICREIAPSIFGDGKGTACVVKQPQEQEEREKALMALLSCPVSAIGTLKKEGIRQVIEKFPIQIEDGVYRCGLSSRKSYGAMSYFVLHPEGNWMIDSPRENAHLLRNIKKLGGIKYIFLTHEDDVADAEFYAKAFSAKVIIHEKDAHAYPHADIILSGDQPVSIGEFTLIPTPGHTAGHTVALYRNFLFTGDHLWYSPSKKSLHASKEYCWYSWEEQIRSLEKLLHFRFEWILPGHGRSVKMKEEDIKRQIKELIKRV